A region from the Pelobates fuscus isolate aPelFus1 chromosome 1, aPelFus1.pri, whole genome shotgun sequence genome encodes:
- the LOC134585471 gene encoding odorant receptor 131-2-like: protein MTVLLSFSFSSFETQRRKGCSSLTMQNSTSLSSDMMQTSIYYSKAAETARMVLMVPTVLCFCFFLYFAIVMLHFYFTSPRVKEHARYVLFAHMLINDTMYLSVALFFLLATMFVLPIPMAICYILVTLEASSFKITPYNLAFMALERYIAICFPLRHVTLCTPQRSNAAIAFMWVIGLMPSFVDFVSLCMSVDKNFFSLRVVCNRNIVMINAFQASVKTYTIIISLTLVALIILFTYVKVMLVARQISSRGSAFKAAKTVMLHAFQLLLSIISLASSFTEPYFRDYIFLFVMANFIMFMCLPRFLSPLIYGMRDEVFKQCIGKIFPKNFKQQCCKLRSNKLAVHGS, encoded by the coding sequence ATGACTGTTCTTCTTTCCTTTTCATTTTCAAGTTTTGAAACCCAGAGACGAAAAGGTTGCAGTTCTCTTACAATGCAAAATTCAACATCTCTCTCCAGCGACATGATGCAAACATCCATTTACTACAGTAAAGCTGCAGAAACTGCAAGGATGGTCCTCATGGTCCCAACTGTTCTTTGTTTCTGCTTTTTCCTCTACTTTGCCATTGTGATGTTACATTTCTACTTTACTTCCCCTCGTGTGAAAGAACATGCTCGCTATGTGCTCTTTGCCCACATGCTCATTAATGATACAATGTATCTTAGTGTTGCACTCTTTTTTTTACTGGCTACCATGTTTGTTCTTCCGATCCCTATGGCCATCTGTTATATACTGGTCACATTGGAAGCTTCATCATTTAAGATCACTCCATACAACCTGGCATTCATGGCTCTTGAACGTTATATAGCTATCTGCTTCCCACTGAGGCATGTAACACTTTGCACTCCACAAAGGTCTAATGCTGCTATCGCATTTATGTGGGTAATTGGACTAATGCCCAGTTTTGTGGATTTTGTTTCCCTGTGTATGTCAGTTGATAAGAACTTCTTCTCTCTTCGTGTTGTCTGTAATCGGAATATTGTGATGATAAATGCTTTTCAAGCATCTGTAAAAACCTATACTATTATAATTTCCTTAACTCTTGTAGCTTTGATAATTCTGTTCACCTATGTAAAGGTCATGTTGGTTGCTCGACAGATAAGCTCCAGGGGTTCTGCTTTTAAGGCTGCTAAGACTGTTATGCTTCATGCATTCCAGCTCCTCTTGAGTATAATATCTTTAGCTTCTTCCTTTACAGAGCCATACTTTcgagattatatatttttattcgtcATGGCAAACTTTATCATGTTTATGTGTTTACCAAGATTTCTGAGCCCTTTAATCTATGGGATGAGAGATGAGGTCTTCAAACAATGCATTGGGAAAATATTCCCAAAGAACTTCAAACAACAGTGCTGTAAATTAAGGTCAAATAAACTTGCTGTACATggttcctaa